The window ACTGGGTGTATTATTGTCCTTACCACTGATTTTATGTTTTTTACCGGCCTTGTTGTTGTTGATTTTTGCGCCAGCTTTATTAAAACTTGCTGAAACACTTCAACAAATTCTATAATTTGTATAAACTGCCCAAAAGGTGAGCAGTTCTTTATTCGCTGGCTTCTGCTAATTTCTGGGCCTGATCTTCTGTCGTTAAAGCATCAATAAATTCATCTAAACCGCTGCCTTCCATCACTTGATCAATTTTATAAAGCGTTAAATTGATACGATGATCAGATACGCGACCTTGTGGAAAATTATAAGTACGAATGCGTTCGGAGCGGTCGCCTGAACCAATCTGGGATTTTCTAGATTGTGCGCGTTCTTGATCTACTTTTTGCCGTTCTACTTCAAAAATACGGGCGCGTAAAATTTTAAGTGCTTTCGCTTTATTTTTATGTTGTGACTTCTCATCTTGTTGTTGCACAACGATGCCCGTGGGAATATGGGTTATACGGACTGCAGAATCGGTTGTATTAACGGATTGTCCGCCTGGTCCACTGGAACGGAAGACATCAATCCTTAAATCTTTTTCTTCAATGTGGACATCGATGTCTTCAGCTTCAGATAATACAGCAACAGTTGCAGCTGACGTATGAATACGCCCACCTGATTCTGTTTTAGGAATACGTTGTACGCGATGCACACCCGATTCATATTTTAGACGTCCAAAAACACCTTGTCCTGCAATAGTAGCGCTTGCATCTTTGATACCACCAATACCCGTATCATCAAAATTAAGCACTTCGAAACGCCAGCCTTTAATTTCCGCATAACGTTGATACATGCGAAAAAGTTCAGCTGCAAATAAGGCGGCCTCTTCACCACCCGTTCCTGCGCGTACTTCAAGAATCGCATTTTTTTCATCAATTGGATCTTTGGGCAACAATAAAATTTGAGTTTCATGCTCTAATTCTGGTAGTTTTTTTCTTAATGCCTGATATTCATCGTCAGCCATTTCTTTAAAATCATTTGTTGTATTGGGGTCATCTAAAAGATTTTTTAAATCAGCAAGCTCACTTTCAACGTTTTGAAGTTCAATGATTTTTTCAGCAATCGGCCTAATTTCAGCCACTTCTT of the Alphaproteobacteria bacterium genome contains:
- the prfA gene encoding peptide chain release factor 1, producing the protein MSLSKKLQAILERFKELEAGLEKAYELDVQTYTNLTKEVAEIRPIAEKIIELQNVESELADLKNLLDDPNTTNDFKEMADDEYQALRKKLPELEHETQILLLPKDPIDEKNAILEVRAGTGGEEAALFAAELFRMYQRYAEIKGWRFEVLNFDDTGIGGIKDASATIAGQGVFGRLKYESGVHRVQRIPKTESGGRIHTSAATVAVLSEAEDIDVHIEEKDLRIDVFRSSGPGGQSVNTTDSAVRITHIPTGIVVQQQDEKSQHKNKAKALKILRARIFEVERQKVDQERAQSRKSQIGSGDRSERIRTYNFPQGRVSDHRINLTLYKIDQVMEGSGLDEFIDALTTEDQAQKLAEASE